In the Quercus lobata isolate SW786 chromosome 5, ValleyOak3.0 Primary Assembly, whole genome shotgun sequence genome, one interval contains:
- the LOC115990882 gene encoding receptor-like protein kinase FERONIA: MPSMKLTEIKTATTNNFDDNLVIGCCGDWKAYNGFINDTNSDPNPNPVPWKRRLKICVGVARGHYLHTGLKHTIVHSGVEPTNILLDAKWEAKLSYLGLSKMGPPSLSKALVRIETDRVVGTYGYMDQENVCFDSVPCMLGKGCKINVID, translated from the exons ATGCCGTCTATGAAACTGACTGAGATCAAGACAGCTACTACCAATAACTTCGATGATAATTTAGTAATTGGTTGCTGTGGTGACTGGAAAGCATACAACGGGTTTATCAATGACACAAACTCCGATCCCAATCCCAATCCGGTCCCGTGGAAACGGAGACTAAAGATTTGCGTTGGAGTGGCGCGTGGGCACTACCTTCACACTGGGCTGAAGCATACTATCGTCCACAGTGGTGTGGAGCCGACCAATATTCTATTGGATGCGAAATGGGAGGCCAAGTTGTCATATTTGGGGCTGTCCAAAATGGGTCCTCCGAGTTTGTCAAAGGCTTTAGTTAGGATCGAAACTGATAGAGTTGTGGGTACTTACGGTTACATGGATCAAGA GAACGTTTGCTTTGATTCAGTTCCCTGTATGCTTGGCAAAGGCTGCAAGATCAATGTTATTGATTAG